attcttgcatcattctcttgcttgtgagcgtcgaacTTGTTGTcggagtagtctcttgtacgttgctcggagagtcgcaagtcggtggcgaggttgtcgatgcggtcgctcatagcttgttgctcttggtgcaacgccctttgagcaccaaagaggtggctcttggtgacgaatgatgacatgtcctcgccgttctcgatgaggggtggattggtagaagaacttggcctatccatcattccaaacaaaatgtaagtggtagacggagaagaacgtgtaccaaatgtaccttgaccgatgttgaagatgaatcaagttcactcaaatgcggacaatgaaatagcactgttggtaccaattcttgtcggttctcacacctacacaagtaaaagcttatggtggagcttggttaggatggtggcacaaaatttgatgcaattgtaagtgagcctcaataatgttggaaaaggttcacaaatttgcaaatgcaacaagtagaccaagcaaataatggtacacggaaacacatacacaaatagataagtgggattgtgcaaaccaaaagtgatccAAAATGTGggaaccacgaaaatgctcttgttgcacaatactagagagacactagcacgattgcacaataggcggatacagacttgtgcacaacctactaggcaaaaatgcaatgacctctatcccaagtatgctatatgtatggtattttggtgctacgatccaagatgatcgagtatgacaatcttaatgtagtataatgctatggttcttgctcataagctctttgcttatctttcctctttgcttgaaagcttgggtggctcgttcacttttgagctcttttctgatgcaaaacttcacgaaccaagatagcaattgtgtatgcgatgacaacttcgtgacacacaagttgatccgaagatatgcaccactatggtatggtatgtacgctatggagtatgatcactaatgtgcacaagtcacattgccggcaatactcaacggctagtctcgatgggtaagctatgcaaaaatgaggcaatgtgggtatcaatgcaattgcaaggtacaacaaagatgtcgtcgatgttaccgtccttggcgatgatgagacccttgcgaagatgagccgtggtgatgatgaagtcgaaccgcacctagatagccgaaacacaataggacacgggagccacaactcaaaatctcaaggacccaGAACGCGTCATAATCGTCATCGGAGGTATCGAGGAGGATGGTGGTGTATGTGgttttggaagatgtggtggaaggtgGGGTTGTGGTGGTGTTAGAGCTGAATCaagttcagtttcgtcagggtttcacggacgtccggTTTCTACGGTcatccggtcgtcggacgtccggtgaggtccggtcgtccggtgcctgggctAAAACCGGACACGGGAAGAACAACATGATNNNNNNNNNNNNNNNNNNNNNNNNNNNNNNNNNNNNNNNNNNNNNNNNNNNNNNNNNNNNNNNNNNNNNNNNNNNNNNNNNNNNNNNNNNNNNNNNNNNNNNNNNNNNNNNNNNNNNNNNNNNNNNNNNNNNNNNNNNNNNNNNNNNNNNNNNNNNNNNNNNNNNNNNNNNNNNNNNNNNNNNNNNNNNNNNNNNNNNNNNNNNNNNNNNNNNNNNNNNNNNNNNNNNNNNNNNNNNNNNNNNNNNNNNNNNNNNNNNNNNNNNNNNNNNNNNNNNNNNNNNNNNNNNNNNNNNNNNNNNNNNNNNNNNNNNNNNNNNNNNNNNNNNNNNNNNNNNNNNNNNNNNNNNNNNNNNNNNNNNNNNNNNNNNNNNNNNNNNNNNNNNNNNNNNNNNNNNNNNNNNNNNNNNNNNNNNNNNNNNNNNNNNNNNNNNNNNNNNNNNNNNNNGGAGATGGTGAAGTCGAAATCGAGCGGATTagaggatggaaaagggtggggaaagctagatccacacgcagcaacacaaatccatggaccaaatccaacaaaatctcaactcaccaacaaatcacaaaaaaaaatttggggctatttttggtggggaatttttgagtataggaagaaaacaacaaaatcaagctaggaaacaaagggtaggggctccaaaaacatgatcagcgtggctcatgataccaagatgatgtagggcggaaccctatggggacgatctttcacgtttggagtggatcctacggagaaacacgaagaacgcgcggaagaacttaAGGGAAAAACAAggggagaaacgagagaatcactcaactgaCAAGTAATTGATCACATGAGGGCTAGATCACCAAACAcacaaggtagcacaagattcaaaatcaacaaaggaaagatacaagagtaaccgttcttctccgtgaggaggtcttgggggtcttcccttgaaggggtcttgaatccgcttgggggatattctccgaagaggtcgtgagctccgaggagaagtaaccaagtggatgagcaaggctctcacacaaaatatgagctaaactaatgctaaccctagctaggagttgggagacacctatttatagtcgtagtgcaaatgTGAGTCAAattgaaggggtacaagggcttcaGCCCGTGGGTGCGGTCACTCGGGTGCCGGACGTTCGGAAGACGTCGGACGTCcagaggctcgggacggtccggacgtccgggaggGCTTGGACTTCCGTAGATTCAGCTCCGTCGGGGATGCGTCGGACGTTcggagggggccggtcgtccggagcttcgggACGGGTCGGACGTCCAATGACTGTCGGTCTTCCGTAGATTCGCCTCGGTCGCTGGTCGCCCGGTCATCCGTTCCTCCTTGGACatccgtagatttggctcgggtggtgaagtaccggacgtccggagggctcGGTGGGAGTCGTGGGACGTCCGGACTGGgtcggtcgtccgacgcctgtagcttccaaagtagctcttcttcttgtccatcacgcttggggtcctcgccgtcttgatCCTTGCATGTAGTTGTTCCATGGATCTtctccaagcacctgatcacacacagagtttccgaatgaggtagtagccatgtctcctgagtaggaagagggagttcggagaggagcgagttcaccttatcttcaatagccttagctcgagctcttgtcatgggtccaagtggtgttgagggagatgtaggcacgtccatggggatgagcgagggatgctccgcatcactttccCTTCAGTGACCCCCCCTCCCAATCGATGTTGAAGAGATGCCAAATTGTGTTTGGACTGATAGGATGCGGCTCGACATATTCCTTGTGTTCATGATAGTGCTTGTGGATCTTCTCACAATATTTATTGCCCTTTTGCTCCGTGCCACATATAGTGTCCATGCTTGTGGCCAACCAAGCTTTAACCAACAAAATATTCTCAAAAGTTGTGAATGCCGGACCTCTTGCTTTGGACACCTTTGCCTTTTTTTGTTGGGGTTTGATGTTCCACTAACTTCAAACGTCGGAtaatttgaatcctccaatccataGTCCATTTGGCTGGTTTCTTGATTGCCATTGATCATGTCACATGATATTGTCCTAAAATTATCATGATTGCAAATAAACTAACAATGTATGCAACTAATTGATCATGTTCGTCAGAGAATGCAAGGTATTTACCGAAGAGGAGGAAAACAAATATATCGTGTCCTGCCGTGTTATTTTGTTGAACAAGACGTGGGCAGTCAGGGCACCGCCTATCTGCGCCTGTTGGAGTTGCAGCGAGTAACAAACGTTGTCCACTGGTGCCACCATCTGGAATGGCCCAATCAGCCGTGGGAGCGACCACTACCTCAGGTGGGATGGACGACGGCTTCTTTGTTGGTGGCTGGATTGACGGGGTTCAAGGGGCCGGGCGCGGTGGAGGGGACAGTTCCTGCTCGAGGTCCATTAGCAAAACTCCATGCGATGCCGCCACTTCCCTCTCACGTTTCCTCTTTCGTCAGTCCCTCCAGGCGATGTTCTCCGGCTTGCAGGCCGGAGCCAAGGACAGGAGCTCCACGGAGGAGGCCAAGGATGTGTCTGTGACGGTGGTTGGGGACGGGCTAGACGACATCTAGGGCGGCAGATGGGGGAGAAGGGTGGACGACGGAGACTGCTCAGATGTGGAAAATGGTGGACAGACGCAGGAGGAGAGCGGTGGGTTTGGTGGACTAGGCCATTTTGATGTAATTTGGGGTAGGGTCCACCTATCTAGTTAGACGTGACAGATGCGTCCATGCCTTCCCTTATCCGTGCAGATTTTGGCTTTACCCGAGGATGCCTGTAAGCCCAATCATTTAGGGCCGGTACGAAGAGCATGTCTTGGTCGCCTTTTTTTCATCGGCCTGTTTGGTTCCTCTCCGCTCCTCTGACTTCGCTCCCGGAGCGGACCAGCCTACAGCTTATTTTGACGGAGCAGCGAAAACCCAGCTCCCCAGCTCCATGGAGCGGAGAGATACCAAACAGGGCCTAAATGGCTGGGCTGTCCACCCGGACGGACGgatggctgtagatgctcttacaagCAAACAAGACAAGCACTGGCGTCATGCGTGCATAGAAAAGCATCGTCCGTCCACTCCTGCACTGCATGGATGGATGAGAGGAAAGATATGCTCAAGGTTCTTTTGAAGGAAAACTCTAGCTGCCACATCATCCGGCATATCCATAACTTGGACCCTAGCTGCCGCTGCTGCAACTCTCATCATCGTCCATATCCAATTATCCACCAACTAGGCGTTCGGTGGACACATGCCATGACAGTGACAGTGCCGCTACAAGCAAGAAAGATGCACATGAATCCGCAGGGAGGGAGGACGTACTATATATGAAAAGCGGACCCCCAGCACACATACACACGCAAGGGGGAAGAAGAACTGAAGTCGATCCTCAACTGCGAATCTGTATGTGTGCTAATCTGAAGGAGATTGGTTTGCCTTCCGTTCAACGTTCTCTGACAAGGTCCATCTGTTTCTGATACTCAGGTTGTGATCTTGTAATGACGGAGCTGACGGAAGAGAAAACCTGGCTGGCCGACAAGCTGCAGCATTGCATCGGTGATGACATCGTCGGAGTACCTGACGGCGCGACGCCGGCGTGCTGGGACTGCAGCATCTGCCTGGAGACGGCGACGGAGCCGGTGGTGACGCTGTGCGGCCACCTCTACTGCTGGCCCTGCATCTTCCGCTGGCtcaccacctcctccaagtccaagTCCCGCGCCTCGTCCTCCGCGCGCTGCCCCGTCTGCAAGGCCGCCGTCTCCGAGGACCACCTCGTGCCGCTCtacggccgcgccgccgccaccctaAGCCCGGCCGGAGGCAGAGGAGGCAGGGTTTGTCAGGTACCCCGTGGTCTGCCGGTGCCGGGGGCGGGGCCGAACGTGGAGCGCCTTCAGGAGCCGGACTTGCACGACGGCGGCAACTTCTACTACTACGAGAATATTGGCATCAATGGCCTGGACTGCTCCAACGCGGAGCGCTTGCTCGGCGGCATCGCGCTGGCGGTGTTACTCCCATGGGCGACGAGGGGCGGTGGGAGGCCACCACCGCCGTCCTTGTACCGCGACGGCGAGGGCTGGAGGATGGCGCGCCAGCAGAGGCGGGTGGCGCGCAGGTTGTGGCAGCTATGGGTGTTCCTCGCCATGGTGGCGTTCCTCTGCTTCCTTCTTCTTTGAGGCTGTGCAGAAAACGACGTAATTTTTTTCTTTGGAACTGACATGAGCGTTGCATTTTCATTAAATGAAAAATATGTACATATTAGCATGTTTTTTTTCGAGGGATACATATTAGCATGTTTAAAGAGGTACATACCGGAAAACCCCAATGAAAACAATTACCGTTTTGAATAGCTCTCTGTCGAGAGGTTAAATCTCGCTGCGCAATCTCCTCGAAGCTGAGGTGGACCACCTCAACGCAAGTCAATCTCATGCCGTTGAAAATGCATAGGCTTCTTCTTTTCAGGCATTTCACATGATGAAGATGAGGACACCGCTCCGACACTTCCTTTGTGGGTTGTCGTTATCTTTGAGCCCTCCCTTCCTCCCACGAGGAGTCAATTGAGGGGAATTCACCCGCGGGGCCAAAGGCTGAGCACCAGACCATGgacggcaaaatttcgtgttttgacccttttcacgTATAAAATCGAGTTCTAacttcgttgagggagtcctggactagggggtgtccggatagccgaattattatcatcagccggactccaagactatgtagatacaagattgaagatttcgtctcgtgtccggatgagactttctttggcgtggaaggcaagcttggcgatacggatatgtagatctcctaccattgtaaccggctatgtgtaaccctagccctctccggtgtctatataaaccagatggttttagtccgtaggacgaacaacaatcataccataggctagtttctagggtttagcctccttgatctcgtggtagatctacttttgtaatacccacatcatcaatatcaatcaagcaggacgtagggttttatcttcatcaagagggcccgaacctgggtaaaacatcgtgtcccttgtctcctgttaccatccgcctagacgcacagttcgaaaccccctacccgagatccgccggttttgacaccgacattggtgctttcattgagagctcctctgtgccgtcgcaatcaggagggatgccttttcccatcTTTAAAGATGGCGCCATCGTCAAggaagctttggccaccggccaaactatccggctaggcggttttcttatgaccgcctgttcggccaccgctccgacaatgacctctcaggttatcaaaagcgatcttcacgtcaactcggaattcaccgagcagctagatccgatggagctctcctccgtaaatgagctcttggatcgcatcgccgccctgggagtcggtacagactacgatcagattgggcttaaaaccgatctgagagaaatcaactctccccaggctacccaccacgttgttgtggtagaggaacaacgcggcgactcttcttctatgttaaagaccagttatgtccggattcccgatccctctatgccggattcccgcggagggacggacgtcaatcaagtactgaacctaaagtcaggcatcggaccagatttgttggataacatccagcaatccaagcttccaaatccggaaacttctcggcctttgagcctcagattgggcggggttccaaatttaattccgcccgcccacccaaacataagtgatctatctcaaatacggcaagagcccgatgaaacagtacatcattactgggccagattcctcctggttatggacaggataaaggactgccgtgaggaaagcgcaatctcaattttctgcaacaattgcacggaaaagggaatcatgaacgccataagtcgtcgtgaagttacacgcttcgctgacctggcgaccatagtacaaaaatactgtgcgatggaaagtgcctggaaaaccgaaaccaggttttgggacaatccggccctgaacacaaccctagttcgaaataaaagggtgcgtcatactcaagcacctgggttaaaaaccaaaaagcaaaaaccccctaaagggcacggaaccgtactggagggatggctcaacggaccctgtaaaatccatagtacagagggcgccactccaacacatagccatcgagcatgttggatactacggcaggtggccaaaagtggcgaaggtttttTAGCCCCcggtaaccagcccaacagtaccagtacggtattaacagtcttcgagactttcacatcaaataatatgcggaaacgaacaatccgtagcctcgccgaagtctaccaagtagcaacaataaatccatggagcgacacggctatcaccttcaatgccagcgatgaacctaaattccgaacagcccgagcaccagccgcattggtcctcagtccgatagtggacggctttcgtcttaccaaggtactcatggatggcggcagcggactaaacctcatctacgaggaaaccctccaaaaaaatggaaattgaccggagccgcattgagcgaagcagcacaacctttagaggaataatccctagtcgggaagtacgctgcacaggaaaaatcacactagatgtagtgttcggctcaccggacaattacaggtccgaggaggtcacgttccaagtggccctgttcggcagcggatatcacgccttgttagggcgagaagcattcacaattttccaagctataccccattacgggtacatgaagcttaaaatgcccgggcccaatggaatcatcactcttgtcggtgatccagatatagcactccgcgctgaaaataagacaaccgcactagccctagaggcactatccgaagccctagcggcagaggaactcactgcgctgcgctccacggtggatagggacgatgtg
Above is a window of Triticum dicoccoides isolate Atlit2015 ecotype Zavitan chromosome 5B, WEW_v2.0, whole genome shotgun sequence DNA encoding:
- the LOC119307408 gene encoding E3 ubiquitin-protein ligase RMA2-like encodes the protein MKSGPPAHIHTQGGRRTEVDPQLRICCDLVMTELTEEKTWLADKLQHCIGDDIVGVPDGATPACWDCSICLETATEPVVTLCGHLYCWPCIFRWLTTSSKSKSRASSSARCPVCKAAVSEDHLVPLYGRAAATLSPAGGRGGRVCQVPRGLPVPGAGPNVERLQEPDLHDGGNFYYYENIGINGLDCSNAERLLGGIALAVLLPWATRGGGRPPPPSLYRDGEGWRMARQQRRVARRLWQLWVFLAMVAFLCFLLL